Proteins from a single region of Marinitoga sp. 38H-ov:
- a CDS encoding sugar ABC transporter permease produces the protein MNKKNHWLILSPYLILFFAFILLPIFVAIFLSFTYFNTIQPPKIIGFQNYITLLTRDEIFMQKVLPNTIKFSLIVGPGGYMLSFILAWLIAQLPKIPRTIYALILYSPSLTAGVTMSVLWRVLFNGDQQGYLNALLLSLGLIDKPVQWLQSPDHLLTIMIIVSLWSSMGVGFLAMLAGILNIDESLYEAAYIDGLKNRFQEIIYITIPAMKPQMLFGAVMSIVYTFTSAGIGVALSGTNPTPQYAGQLIVNHIEDYGFLRYEMGYASAVSVALLIIIYIFSRISWKLFGE, from the coding sequence ATGAATAAAAAAAATCACTGGTTAATTTTATCTCCATATTTGATTTTATTTTTTGCTTTTATACTATTACCAATATTTGTAGCAATTTTCTTATCATTCACATATTTTAACACTATTCAACCACCTAAAATTATTGGATTTCAAAACTATATTACATTATTAACAAGAGACGAAATTTTTATGCAAAAAGTATTACCAAATACTATTAAATTCTCTTTAATTGTTGGACCAGGTGGATATATGTTATCTTTTATTTTAGCCTGGTTAATTGCTCAATTACCTAAAATTCCTAGAACAATATATGCATTAATATTATATTCTCCATCTTTAACAGCTGGTGTAACAATGTCCGTTCTATGGAGAGTTTTATTCAACGGAGATCAACAAGGTTATTTAAATGCTTTACTTTTAAGTTTAGGATTAATTGATAAACCAGTACAATGGCTTCAATCTCCTGATCATCTATTAACAATTATGATTATTGTTTCTCTTTGGAGTAGTATGGGTGTTGGATTCTTAGCTATGTTGGCAGGTATTTTGAATATTGACGAGTCATTGTATGAAGCAGCATATATTGATGGTTTAAAAAATAGATTCCAAGAAATTATATATATTACTATTCCTGCTATGAAACCACAAATGTTATTTGGAGCTGTTATGTCAATAGTTTATACTTTTACATCAGCAGGAATTGGTGTTGCATTATCTGGTACTAATCCTACTCCTCAATATGCAGGGCAATTAATTGTAAATCATATTGAAGATTATGGATTTTTAAGGTATGAAATGGGATATGCTTCAGCAGTTTCAGTAGCTCTTTTAATTATAATTTATATATTCTCCAGGATTTCTTGGAAGTTATTTGGCGAATAG